The proteins below come from a single Vidua chalybeata isolate OUT-0048 chromosome 1, bVidCha1 merged haplotype, whole genome shotgun sequence genomic window:
- the LOC128795544 gene encoding uncharacterized protein LOC128795544 yields MSADFDIGLSCVHGPILALWRDLARVNGISIPDDDFLEFLEYADTRGFFGDLAFSLNTEAWRSLYFLIRQSIMRDLWAFRYMKVYFELLPIVQKWTPFPIIQSLLQVPPREKGGGEPLSVAQKFSSASAQREPPPPPPPAACEPRPRVPSEGAGPLPAEAETPLRPPVSPPAAVPPPPPAHSELGDTPAAESQPEATSAGAETPPAPAPAPAPASELSATPPAPPVIAPAAAAAPPAPAADPSTAVGSAAPVVPLAGSEPVPDASCDDIEDPQPAAPAEDLPAPAPPPISAVMRASPPAPAPAPAPLVPAAPPPPAAFAGSPGAASSSEQQQPGAALERTPPSPISPGSPPSLFSAAGAPRQLLAAAAKVKVKKFSAFLGNSVFLGPILAWVGDSLRSSRPLAPPAPVWGAGGMSSGNAAAGIVTGERGGAAARGQRAACRPNRAAGPENQHFSGKNTFSAEPWGSSCVMPSFEERGQPRPERLWLRPRPGAVRDEHNAGRLAVTLAAWWGRAVKMKIPPRRSGWDRLVQPPGRRAPCAPRPGLGSWLRPHGPGPPAAQGLKACYLLGILIPRFKKKTKTKTKTKLLDLRLIK; encoded by the coding sequence ATGTCTGCAGATTTCGACATTGGTTTGTCTTGTGTACATGGCCCTATACTTGCCCTCTGGAGAGATTTGGCTCGGGTCAATGGAATTTCTATCCCTGATGATGATTTTTTGGAGTTTCTTGAATATGCAGACACTCGTGGTTTTTTCGGGGATCTGGCTTTTTCCCTGAATACAGAGGCTTGGAGATCCCTGTATTTCCTCATCAGGCAAAGCATCATGCGAGATCTCTGGGCGTTTCGATACATGAAAGTTTATTTCGAGCTTCTTCCGATAGTCCAGAAATGGACCCCTTTTCCGATAATCCAGTCTTTGCTGCAGGTGCCCCCCCGCGAAAAGGGGGGGGGAGAGCCTTTGTCCGTGGCtcagaaattttcttctgcttctgcgCAGAGGGagcctcctccacctcctcctcctgcagcgtGTGAGCCCCGCCCCCGCGTCCCTTCGGAGGgtgcggggccgctcccggccgAGGCGGAGacgccgctccgcccgccggtttccccgcctgcagccgtgcctcctcctcctcctgcccattcGGAGCTGGGAGACACACCCGCCGCTGAGAGCCAGCCTGAAGCCACCTCGGCAGGGGCGGAGACGCCGCCTGCGCCGGCTCCCGCGCCGGCCCCTGCTTCGGAGTTGTCAGCCACGCCTCCGGCACCGCCCGTTATCGCTCCCGCAGCGGCGGCTGCGCCCCCTGCACCAGCGGCCGATCCCTCCACAGCGGTCGGTTCCGCCGCGCCGGTGGTCCCGCTCGCCGGCTCGGAGCCTGTTCCCGATGCGAGCTGTGATGATATAGAAGACCCCCAGCCTGCGGCGCCGGCCGAGGACCTCCCCGCGCCGGCTCCGCCTCCGATATCGGCTGTGATGCGCGCCTCGCCGCCCGCACCggcccccgcgccggccccgctggtcccggctgccccgccgcctcccgcggcTTTCGCCGGGTCGCCAggcgctgccagcagcagcgagcagcagcagcctggggccgCGTTGGAGCGGACCCCGCCGTCTCCAATCAGCCCggggtcccctcccagcctgttctctgctgctggcgCTCCTCggcagctccttgcagctgcCGCGAAAGTGAAAGTTAAGAAGTTTAGTGCCTTTCTGGggaacagtgtttttcttggtCCAATTCTTGCTTGGGTGGGGGATTCTCTCCGGAGCTCGAGGCCCCTCGCCCCTCCCGCTCCCGtttggggggcgggggggatgAGTTCCGGGAATGCTGCCGCTGGCATTGTGACCGGAGAGCGTGGGGGTGCTGCGGCCAGGGGTCAGAGAGCTGCGTGCCGGCCCAATCGTGCCGCAGGTCCTGAGAATCAacacttctctgggaaaaacaccttctctgctgagccTTGGGGAAGTTCTTGTGTCATGCCCTCGTTTGAGGAGCGGGGCCAACCGCGTcctgagaggctgtggctgcggCCACGGCCAGGCGCGGTGCGGGATGAACACAACGCTGGAAGACTTGCCGTGACACTGGCCGCGTGGTGGGGGCGGGCTGTGAAGATGAAGATCCCGCCCCGCCGGTCGGGCTGGGACCGATTGGTCCAGCCCCCCGGCCGGAGGGCCCCGTGTGCCCCACGGCCGGGTTTGGGATCTTGGCTCCGCCCGCATGGACCGGGGCCGCCAGCTGCGCAGGGTCTTAAAGCCTGCTACTTGCTGGGCATTCTGATTCcgagatttaaaaaaaaaacaaaaacaaaaacaaaaacaaaattattagatttaagattaattaaatag